One genomic segment of Hordeum vulgare subsp. vulgare chromosome 2H, MorexV3_pseudomolecules_assembly, whole genome shotgun sequence includes these proteins:
- the LOC123427451 gene encoding uncharacterized protein LOC123427451 — INAHRGRIGVSLRSCLTWPPISPSLPAKPSSPPPAIAPQVKSIPGTFTSKITYLNSFTCPLIEEVHADVFSALDEYAQSNFIKTIWVEKLDDEKSIFCFEVAEPAKDPKSRETYDPKGGDIIVVSLRKPQHVSDLIQNKASYVLGSVLKCGDKDGDFPPNCCIVRFSAAIPIEVDPETKLPVAPSFAVFLINMKTYIRIWKVPSYGSRKPEQKQ; from the exons ATTAACGCGCATCGCGGCCGCATCGGGGTGTCGCTCCGCTCCTGTCTCACCTGGCCTCCCATCTCGCCGTCGCTGCCGGCCAAGCCGTCGTCGCCCCCGCCGGCCATCGCTCCTCAg GTCAAGAGCATACCGGGTACCTTCACGTCAAAAATCACTTATTTGAACTCATTCACATGCCCTCTAATTGAAGAAGTACATGCTGATGTATTTTCAGCATTGGATGAATATGCTCAATCGAACTTTATAAAAACAATCTGGGTGGAGAAGCTTGATGATGAGAAATCAATATTCTGTTTTGAGGTTGCGGAGCCAGCAAAGGATCCTAAGTCAAGGGAGACATACGATCCCAAAGGAGGGGACATAATAGTTGTTTCCTTGCGGAAACCGCAGCATGTATCTGATTTGATACAAAATAAGGCATCTTATGTTTTAGGTTCAGTTCTAAAATGTGGAGACAAAGATGGAGATTTCCCACCCAATTGTTGCATTGTTCGGTTTTCAGCTGCTATTCCAATTGAAGTAGATCCAGAAACAAAATTGCCTGTGGCGCCATCATTTGCTGTGTTTCTCATAAATATGAAGACATACATTCGGATCTGGAAGGTGCCTTCGTATGGAAGTAGAAAACCAGAACAGAAGCAGTAG